A stretch of Macadamia integrifolia cultivar HAES 741 chromosome 7, SCU_Mint_v3, whole genome shotgun sequence DNA encodes these proteins:
- the LOC122083568 gene encoding alcohol dehydrogenase-like 7: MEEKQPKGGRKPIQCRAAICRRPGEPLQIEEVEVAPPKAWEVRIKIICTSLCFSDVTFWKMKDPPAIFPRILGHEAVGVVESVGENVKELKEGDTVIPTLVTECQDCRDCNSKKSNKCSKFPFKISPSMPRDGTTCFTDSKGEVIYHFIHVSSFSEYTVVDVANLTKIDPSIPPNRACLIGCGISTGVGAAWKTANVEAGSSVAIFGLGAIGFAVAEGARLRGATKIIGVDLNPNKFEIGKKFGVTDFVNPSDSGNKPIHEVIAEMTAGGADYCFECVGLASVVSQAFASCRKGWGKTIVVGVDKPGSQLTFSSYEVLHFGKTIMGSMFGDIKPKTDIPILVKSYLDKELQLDEFVTHEVQFEDINKAFDLLLAGKSIRCVIWMDKQIPFPI; the protein is encoded by the exons atggaGGAGAAGCAGCCTAAAGGAGGGAGGAAACCTATTCAATGCAGAG CTGCAATATGTAGGAGACCGGGGGAGCCTTTACAAATAGAAGAGGTGGAGGTAGCTCCACCAAAAGCTTGGGAAGTACGGATTAAGATTATTTGCACATCACTGTGTTTCAGCGATGTAACATTCTGGAAGATGAAA GATCCACCTGCAATTTTTCCAAGAATATTGGGACACGAGGCTGTCGG GGTCGTGGAGAGTGTTGGGGAAAATGTAAAGGAATTGAAGGAAGGAGACACTGTGATTCCGACACTGGTAACAGAGTGCCAGGATTGCAGGGACTGCAACTCAAAGAagagcaacaaatgctccaaaTTTCCTTTCAAGATCTCCCCATCGATGCCCAGAGATGGAACAACCTGCTTTACTGACTCCAAAGGAGAGGTGATATACCATTTTATACATGTCTCCAGTTTTAGCGAGTACACTGTGGTGGACGTTGCCAATCTAACCAAGATCGATCCTTCCATCCCTCCCAACAGAGCATGCCTGATTGGTTGTGGGATTTCAACTG GGGTTGGGGCAGCCTGGAAAACTGCGAATGTGGAAGCAGGGTCCAGCGTGGCCATATTTGGCTTAGGAGCTATTGGTTTTGCG GTTGCAGAGGGAGCGAGACTCCGTGGAGCTACTAAAATTATTGGTGTGGATTTGAATCCAAACAAGTTTGAGATTG GAAAGAAATTTGGTGTCACAGATTTCGTTAACCCATCAGACAGTGGGAACAAGCCTATCCACGAG GTGATTGCTGAGATGACAGCTGGGGGAGCTGACTACTGCTTCGAGTGTGTTGGTTTGGCCTCTGTGGTGTCTCAAGCATTCGCGAGCTGTcggaag GGTTGGGGAAAGACAATTGTGGTGGGTGTCGACAAGCCTGGCTCTCAATTAACCTTCAGTTCATATGAGGTTCTTCACTTTGGCAAAACCATCATGGGTTCTATGTTTGGAGATATTAAACCCAAAACTGATATTCCAATTCTCGTAAAATCTTACTTGGACAAG GAGCTTCAATTGGATGAGTTCGTCACCCATGAAGTGCAATTCGAGGACATTAATAAAGCTTTTGATTTACTACTTGCTGGGAAGAGCATTCGTTGTGTAATTTGGATGGACAAGCAAATCCCTTTTCCCATTTAA